One genomic window of Providencia hangzhouensis includes the following:
- the yghU gene encoding glutathione-dependent disulfide-bond oxidoreductase produces MANTPYIPPRVWQWEQGNGGKFANINRPISGATHEKSLPIGKHPLQLYSLGTPNGQKVTIMLEELLALGIKEAEYDAWLINIGEGDQFSSGFVEINPNSKIPALVDRSGKEPIRVFESGSILTYLAEKFSVFLPTTQPERAETLSWLFWQMGSAPFAGGGFGHFYAYAPEKFEYPINRFAMETKRQLDVLDKRLAEHKYVAGENYSIADIAIWPWYGALVKGWLYDAAEFLSVHEYKNVIRWADEIYARPAVQRGRRVNRLQGDPAQQVRERHDASDIG; encoded by the coding sequence ATGGCAAACACCCCCTATATTCCCCCGAGAGTCTGGCAATGGGAGCAAGGTAATGGCGGAAAGTTCGCCAATATTAATCGCCCAATTTCTGGTGCAACTCACGAAAAATCTTTACCTATAGGTAAGCACCCACTACAGCTATATTCATTAGGAACTCCCAACGGACAAAAAGTCACTATCATGTTAGAGGAGCTGTTAGCCCTTGGCATTAAAGAGGCTGAATACGACGCTTGGTTAATTAATATTGGTGAAGGCGACCAATTTAGTTCGGGTTTTGTTGAAATTAACCCTAACTCAAAAATCCCAGCGTTAGTCGACAGAAGCGGTAAGGAGCCTATCCGAGTATTTGAATCGGGTTCTATTCTGACCTATTTAGCTGAAAAATTTTCTGTTTTTTTACCCACAACTCAACCAGAACGCGCTGAAACCTTATCATGGCTATTCTGGCAAATGGGTTCAGCACCTTTTGCAGGTGGCGGTTTTGGGCATTTTTATGCCTACGCCCCTGAAAAATTTGAATACCCTATTAACCGCTTTGCGATGGAAACTAAACGTCAATTAGATGTATTAGACAAGCGTTTAGCAGAACACAAATATGTCGCAGGCGAGAACTATAGTATTGCAGATATCGCTATCTGGCCATGGTATGGCGCTTTAGTGAAAGGTTGGCTTTATGATGCTGCAGAATTTTTATCTGTCCATGAATATAAAAATGTTATTCGTTGGGCTGATGAAATCTATGCACGCCCAGCGGTACAGCGCGGCCGCCGTGTTAATCGCCTACAAGGTGACCCCGCACAGCAAGTACGCGAACGCCACGATGCGAGTGATATAGGTTAG
- a CDS encoding class I adenylate-forming enzyme family protein, whose product MLAPNSNIYQSLLQRAKVQPDAVAIVFEEQSWSYHQLLVKVNQTMLWLTTTVQLKKGDRIVLGWGNTIEFCQLFYAAVGLGIQVIPLSTKMKEFEGKEHLSCINADAVFWDDTYQPWLAQLSAKGVSLSQWRNVIFTDEINFINQVNEEDPAVIIFTSGTTGAPKGAVITHKNILSAVYAYQETLKLSEHDKTILAVPIYHITGLSAILALFIHIGGTIYLHKKFNAKDIISTIAKEKITFLHGSPTVFILLIQKIKENKSINLERFNSLKMIACGAGHLNEGTIKELSYIFAKTSIHSIYGLTETSSPATVFREDIRYSDKKSSSGTPVPGLQVTIRNDKGENLPANCTGNIWVKGDVVIQRYWPDSPANTTSFNDGWFFTGDIGYMDNDGFLYIQDRIKDMINRGGEKIYSIEVEDLISNYPGVNEVAVIPIESTIYGEEPIAFIIPENQVCLTSKEIIEWLKDRVPTYKVPVRIMFTRNFPRTWNGKISKKDLKLRYYSLNN is encoded by the coding sequence ATGCTTGCGCCAAATTCAAACATCTACCAAAGCTTATTACAGAGAGCAAAAGTGCAGCCAGACGCTGTTGCGATTGTATTTGAAGAGCAAAGTTGGAGTTATCACCAATTACTTGTGAAAGTAAACCAAACAATGTTGTGGCTAACAACCACCGTGCAGTTGAAAAAAGGCGATCGAATTGTACTTGGCTGGGGAAATACGATTGAGTTTTGCCAATTATTTTATGCCGCGGTAGGTCTGGGCATTCAGGTAATTCCCTTGAGTACCAAAATGAAAGAGTTTGAAGGTAAAGAGCATTTGTCTTGTATTAATGCAGATGCTGTTTTTTGGGATGATACATATCAACCATGGTTAGCACAGCTCAGTGCAAAAGGGGTGAGTCTTTCTCAGTGGCGTAATGTAATATTCACTGATGAAATTAATTTTATTAACCAAGTTAATGAAGAAGACCCTGCTGTTATAATATTTACCTCGGGTACAACAGGGGCGCCAAAAGGTGCGGTGATCACGCATAAAAATATATTGTCTGCAGTATATGCCTATCAGGAAACATTAAAGTTATCTGAACACGATAAAACAATTTTAGCAGTGCCGATTTATCATATTACTGGCCTCTCTGCTATTTTGGCGTTATTTATCCATATTGGTGGGACGATTTATCTTCATAAAAAATTCAATGCAAAAGATATTATTTCAACAATTGCAAAAGAAAAAATAACATTTTTACATGGTTCTCCAACAGTATTTATATTGTTAATTCAGAAAATAAAAGAAAATAAAAGCATTAACCTAGAAAGATTTAATTCATTAAAAATGATTGCTTGTGGTGCAGGGCATTTAAATGAAGGTACGATTAAAGAGCTTTCTTATATATTTGCTAAAACATCCATTCATTCTATTTATGGTTTGACTGAAACCTCTTCACCAGCAACTGTATTTCGTGAAGATATTCGTTATAGCGATAAGAAGTCTAGCTCTGGTACACCAGTCCCTGGGTTACAGGTGACCATACGTAATGATAAAGGTGAAAATCTTCCCGCGAACTGCACAGGTAATATTTGGGTTAAGGGGGATGTTGTTATCCAACGTTATTGGCCGGATAGTCCTGCGAATACCACATCATTTAATGATGGTTGGTTTTTCACAGGGGATATTGGCTATATGGATAATGATGGTTTTCTTTATATTCAAGATAGAATTAAAGATATGATTAACCGTGGTGGTGAAAAAATATATTCTATTGAAGTCGAGGATTTAATTTCTAATTATCCAGGAGTTAATGAGGTCGCTGTTATTCCAATTGAAAGCACAATTTATGGTGAAGAACCCATTGCATTTATTATTCCTGAGAATCAAGTGTGTTTAACCAGTAAAGAAATTATTGAGTGGTTAAAAGATAGGGTGCCAACGTATAAAGTTCCAGTAAGAATTATGTTTACGCGTAACTTCCCTAGAACTTGGAATGGGAAAATAAGCAAGAAAGATTTGAAATTACGATATTACTCTTTAAATAACTAA
- a CDS encoding ABC transporter substrate-binding protein: MRNLLSKNGFSLKGITMSLGLSCALFSVSTQAITVYTAGPGAMAKQLAAGFEKQTGTKVDVFQATTGKVMARLEAEQANPRADVLISASWDTAVDLQQKGWLLPYESPNAQQVPERFKTPYYVAQGISALGIVWNNQSGTPKPTDWQDLAQPEFKDKVTMPDPALSGASLDLVLGLQNAKKEAAWTLFSDLKANGMVISGPNAQALTPVLQGAKAAVFGAVDYVAYGSIANGESIEVIFPSSGTAIAPRPMMILKSSKQPDQAKAFIDYVLSPEGQEIVANAWLMPARADIAGKRPDFSTLKLLPEAATDNAERGEVLSRLSALFR; the protein is encoded by the coding sequence ATGCGAAATTTACTATCAAAGAACGGATTTTCACTAAAGGGTATTACCATGAGCCTTGGCCTTTCCTGTGCACTATTTTCTGTTTCAACCCAAGCGATTACCGTGTATACCGCAGGCCCAGGCGCCATGGCAAAACAGCTTGCCGCAGGGTTTGAAAAACAAACGGGTACCAAAGTAGATGTTTTCCAAGCGACAACCGGAAAAGTGATGGCGAGGCTGGAAGCGGAACAGGCGAACCCGCGTGCGGATGTATTGATTTCCGCATCATGGGATACCGCGGTTGATCTGCAACAAAAAGGTTGGTTACTACCTTATGAAAGCCCAAATGCCCAGCAAGTTCCTGAGCGTTTTAAAACGCCATACTATGTGGCGCAAGGGATCTCTGCACTGGGTATTGTGTGGAATAACCAAAGTGGTACCCCAAAACCAACAGATTGGCAAGATTTAGCCCAACCCGAGTTTAAAGATAAAGTCACAATGCCTGATCCCGCACTTTCTGGCGCGTCATTAGACTTAGTTTTAGGGTTACAGAATGCGAAAAAAGAAGCCGCATGGACACTATTTTCTGATTTGAAAGCCAATGGTATGGTGATTTCAGGGCCGAATGCTCAAGCCTTGACTCCTGTATTACAAGGCGCTAAAGCGGCGGTTTTTGGTGCGGTTGATTATGTTGCTTATGGTAGCATCGCGAACGGAGAATCGATTGAAGTGATTTTCCCAAGTAGTGGCACTGCGATTGCCCCGCGCCCAATGATGATTTTAAAAAGTTCTAAGCAGCCTGACCAAGCTAAAGCATTTATCGACTATGTACTATCGCCAGAAGGGCAAGAAATTGTGGCTAATGCATGGCTAATGCCTGCTAGGGCAGATATTGCAGGTAAACGCCCTGATTTTTCAACACTCAAATTGTTGCCAGAAGCTGCGACAGACAACGCTGAGCGCGGCGAAGTTCTCTCTCGTTTAAGCGCTTTATTCCGTTAA
- a CDS encoding MFS transporter, which yields MFSTNAKLDYVAQGKKTNAKIYRNLMPLLILAYIISFIDRTNIGMAKNAMSIDLGLSATAFGIGAGLFFLTYSILEIPSNLIMEKVGARFWITRIMITWGLLSAAMAFVTGPTSFYILRLLLGAAEAGLYPGVILYMTYWFSQEERAKATGLFLLGVCLANIIGAPLSGLLLSMDGLLGFHGWQWMFVIEGLPAVILAFVVWFVLPNKPEDAKWLDEDDRNYIKYKHDQDKNSISVSNSKFSLKAAFKNKAFMMIVAIYFTHQFSVYGLSYFLPTIIGEYGKLTPIQIGLLTAIPWISAAIGGIFVARKANTPRRSSRILISGYAVMAVGLVIGALGGPVVGLIGFCLTAFMFFVVQSIIFSLPPTYMSGSMLAGSLALLNCLGLFGGFLGPFILGFFEDYTGTATSGLWFGVGLLVIGTIIASRVNTNGMSEAEPLQVSTSVESK from the coding sequence ATGTTTTCTACAAATGCAAAGTTAGATTATGTGGCTCAGGGGAAAAAAACCAACGCAAAGATATACCGTAACCTGATGCCGTTGTTGATTTTAGCGTACATTATTAGCTTTATTGACCGAACAAATATTGGCATGGCAAAAAATGCGATGTCGATTGATTTAGGATTATCTGCAACCGCGTTTGGTATTGGTGCGGGGCTTTTTTTCTTAACCTACTCGATTCTTGAGATCCCAAGTAATTTGATAATGGAGAAAGTAGGCGCGCGTTTTTGGATCACGCGGATCATGATCACTTGGGGGTTATTATCTGCGGCGATGGCGTTTGTGACAGGGCCGACTTCTTTTTATATCTTGCGGTTATTACTGGGAGCGGCTGAAGCGGGCTTATATCCTGGGGTTATTCTATATATGACATATTGGTTTAGCCAAGAAGAACGGGCTAAAGCAACAGGGTTATTTTTACTCGGGGTTTGTCTTGCAAATATTATTGGGGCGCCGCTGAGTGGTTTATTGCTGAGTATGGATGGCTTATTAGGCTTCCATGGTTGGCAATGGATGTTTGTTATTGAAGGCTTGCCAGCAGTTATCCTAGCATTTGTTGTGTGGTTCGTGTTGCCGAATAAACCAGAAGATGCAAAATGGTTAGATGAAGATGATCGGAATTATATTAAATATAAACATGATCAAGACAAAAACAGTATTAGTGTGAGTAACAGTAAATTCTCACTCAAGGCGGCATTTAAGAATAAAGCCTTTATGATGATTGTTGCTATCTATTTTACTCACCAGTTCTCGGTCTATGGTTTAAGTTATTTTTTACCGACTATTATCGGTGAATATGGCAAATTAACACCTATTCAAATCGGCTTATTAACAGCGATTCCATGGATTTCAGCCGCAATTGGTGGCATTTTTGTCGCGAGAAAAGCTAATACACCGCGTCGTTCATCACGTATTTTAATTTCAGGTTATGCAGTAATGGCCGTAGGGTTAGTGATTGGTGCACTGGGTGGCCCAGTTGTCGGTTTAATTGGCTTTTGCTTAACGGCATTTATGTTTTTTGTGGTTCAATCGATTATTTTCTCGCTTCCTCCGACTTATATGAGTGGCAGCATGTTAGCGGGAAGTTTGGCACTATTGAACTGCTTAGGGCTGTTTGGCGGCTTCCTTGGCCCGTTCATTCTTGGCTTTTTTGAAGATTATACAGGAACAGCCACTTCTGGATTATGGTTTGGTGTCGGTTTGCTAGTTATCGGAACGATTATTGCGTCACGAGTGAATACTAACGGTATGAGCGAAGCTGAGCCATTACAAGTATCGACTTCAGTGGAAAGCAAATAA
- a CDS encoding acyl CoA:acetate/3-ketoacid CoA transferase, which translates to MNNKFISKQDAAKLINNGDTICTVGMTLTSAAESILSAIEQRFLSEGTPNQLTLVHAAGQCNRIRGNQHFAHEGMVKRIIGSHWGLAPRWMQMINDNQVEAYCLPQGQMVHLYGAMAAGLPGRLSKVGLGTFIDPDLEGGRMNAKTLVLPPLVEKVNFKGEEWLWYPEIPLDVVVIRGTHADSKGNLTTDEEAMALEVLHAVLAAKRFGAKVIAQVKYCVEEGTLHPKRVTVPASFIDHIVVCDNPEEDHRQSSSWFFDPTLCGDIRTPIQQTTPLPLDIRKLIGRIACRYLYENCVINLGTGIPNDVIGSIIQEENATKRVDITVESGIWGGVQAGGIDFGIGRNLSAMISHQDQMLYYNGAGVDITYMGAGEMDASGHVNATLLGNICPGAGGFIDITQNARHVVFCSTFTAKGLDIRCENGQLNIVREGDIRKLVNQVRQISWNADVARNINQTMHFVTERAVFTLGGKTPVLVEIAPGIDLERDILAHMDFVPEISPDLKVMSSSLFEEAPFGLVSYL; encoded by the coding sequence ATGAATAATAAATTTATTTCTAAACAAGATGCCGCTAAATTAATTAATAATGGCGATACGATTTGTACTGTGGGAATGACATTAACCAGTGCTGCTGAATCTATTTTATCAGCAATTGAGCAACGCTTTTTATCCGAGGGTACACCAAATCAATTAACACTGGTTCACGCAGCTGGGCAATGTAACCGTATTCGAGGGAATCAACACTTTGCCCATGAAGGGATGGTGAAACGGATTATTGGTTCCCATTGGGGGCTAGCACCTCGATGGATGCAAATGATTAATGACAACCAAGTTGAAGCATATTGCCTCCCTCAAGGGCAAATGGTGCATTTATATGGTGCAATGGCCGCGGGCTTACCGGGGCGCTTATCCAAAGTAGGGTTAGGAACATTTATCGACCCTGACCTTGAAGGCGGTAGGATGAACGCTAAAACGTTGGTACTTCCCCCTTTGGTTGAAAAAGTGAATTTCAAAGGGGAAGAATGGTTATGGTACCCAGAAATTCCCTTAGATGTGGTGGTGATCAGAGGAACTCACGCTGATAGTAAAGGCAACCTCACCACCGATGAAGAAGCCATGGCCCTAGAGGTCTTGCATGCGGTACTGGCGGCTAAACGCTTTGGTGCCAAAGTGATTGCACAAGTGAAATATTGCGTTGAAGAAGGGACTTTACATCCCAAGCGTGTCACTGTTCCTGCGAGCTTTATTGATCATATTGTCGTGTGTGATAACCCTGAAGAAGACCATCGCCAGTCTTCGAGCTGGTTTTTTGACCCAACGCTATGCGGTGATATTCGCACGCCTATCCAACAAACTACGCCATTACCTTTAGATATTCGCAAATTGATTGGGCGAATTGCATGTCGTTATCTATACGAAAACTGCGTGATTAACTTAGGAACGGGTATTCCAAACGATGTTATTGGCTCAATTATTCAGGAAGAAAATGCAACCAAGCGCGTCGATATCACCGTGGAGTCAGGGATTTGGGGGGGCGTCCAAGCAGGCGGTATTGATTTTGGCATAGGCCGTAACCTGTCAGCGATGATTAGTCACCAAGACCAAATGTTGTACTACAACGGTGCAGGCGTTGATATCACGTATATGGGCGCAGGGGAAATGGATGCCAGTGGCCATGTCAATGCGACGTTGTTAGGCAATATTTGCCCTGGTGCAGGTGGGTTTATTGATATCACCCAAAATGCTCGACACGTGGTGTTTTGCTCAACGTTCACAGCAAAAGGGTTAGATATTCGTTGTGAAAATGGGCAATTAAATATTGTGCGGGAAGGGGATATTAGAAAGTTAGTTAACCAAGTACGGCAAATTTCATGGAATGCGGATGTCGCGCGAAATATTAACCAAACCATGCATTTTGTCACGGAACGTGCGGTGTTCACTTTAGGGGGAAAAACCCCGGTACTGGTTGAAATTGCCCCCGGTATTGACCTAGAGCGTGACATTCTTGCCCATATGGACTTCGTACCTGAAATTTCTCCTGATTTGAAAGTGATGTCTTCTTCATTATTTGAAGAAGCGCCTTTTGGACTGGTTTCGTATTTATAG
- a CDS encoding ABC transporter ATP-binding protein, which translates to MISIQNLSQAFSHQYVLNGINLTVTKGTVLALLGPSGCGKSTLLKLLAGLLQPTDGTIYFGEQLVASSHHLIPPEKRNLGMVFQDYALWPHMTVSQNVAFPLRMRGIGRLEIQQRVMQALERVGLADFAKRKPADLSGGQQQRVALARAIIAEPEILLFDEPLSNLDIALRQSLCEEMAQLLRTLGITAVYVTHDPTEAHVLAHQIAHMRNGNIDSLTTL; encoded by the coding sequence ATGATCTCAATACAAAATTTATCTCAGGCATTTTCACATCAATATGTGCTAAATGGCATTAATTTAACAGTAACCAAGGGCACCGTTCTTGCGCTATTAGGCCCTTCAGGCTGTGGTAAAAGCACATTACTGAAATTGTTAGCGGGTTTATTACAACCAACTGATGGCACTATTTATTTTGGCGAACAGCTTGTGGCGAGCTCACATCACCTTATCCCCCCAGAAAAACGCAACCTCGGCATGGTTTTTCAAGATTATGCGCTGTGGCCGCATATGACTGTATCCCAAAATGTTGCCTTTCCTTTACGGATGCGAGGTATTGGCCGCCTAGAAATACAGCAACGTGTGATGCAAGCTTTAGAACGCGTAGGGCTGGCTGATTTCGCCAAACGGAAACCTGCCGATTTGTCAGGCGGGCAACAACAACGTGTGGCTCTTGCTCGCGCTATTATCGCTGAACCTGAAATTTTGTTATTCGACGAGCCCCTGTCAAACCTCGATATCGCGTTGCGCCAATCTCTGTGTGAGGAAATGGCTCAGTTATTGCGAACCTTGGGGATCACTGCAGTGTATGTCACTCACGACCCTACGGAAGCCCATGTATTAGCACACCAAATCGCCCATATGCGAAACGGTAATATTGACAGTTTGACGACACTATAA
- a CDS encoding thiolase family protein, translated as MKQANDIVIVSGVRTAIGTMGGSFANTHQHDLGAVVIREAVKRAGIAPEDVDEVIVGNVGQIAESGFIARICQLRAGLPKETTAYSVNRQCGSGLQALADGMMLLQTGQSDVVVACGTENMTMLPYYLRKARYGYRMGNDVLEDGLTSILTWPEGPYHNGMTAENVAEQFNITREEMDDFAWDSQQKALKAIQAGYFSDQILPVEIPEGRKGTRIFDTDEHPRDTPREKLAKLRPAFKADGVITAANSSGINDGAAALVMMRREEAEKRGLKPRMKVVDWAVAGCEAAIMGFGPAPATRRLMEKLKMDVKDIDLIELNEAFAAQAIAVMNDLSLDSTKVNVNGGAIALGHPVGASGAILPVKLMYEMERRQVTTGLVTMCIGGGQGISMLFERE; from the coding sequence ATGAAACAAGCGAATGATATTGTCATTGTGAGTGGTGTGAGAACGGCAATTGGCACGATGGGGGGAAGTTTTGCAAATACGCATCAACATGACCTCGGGGCGGTGGTTATCCGTGAAGCCGTGAAAAGAGCTGGAATTGCTCCCGAAGATGTTGATGAAGTCATTGTGGGTAATGTTGGGCAAATCGCAGAAAGTGGTTTTATCGCTCGTATTTGCCAACTGCGAGCAGGGTTACCAAAAGAAACCACCGCTTATTCTGTTAACCGCCAATGTGGTTCAGGGCTACAAGCGTTAGCCGATGGCATGATGTTGTTGCAGACTGGCCAATCAGATGTTGTGGTGGCGTGTGGTACTGAAAATATGACAATGCTGCCGTACTACTTACGCAAAGCGCGCTATGGCTATCGCATGGGAAATGATGTGCTAGAGGATGGGTTAACGTCTATTTTAACCTGGCCGGAAGGTCCTTATCACAACGGAATGACGGCAGAAAATGTTGCAGAGCAGTTCAATATCACCCGTGAAGAAATGGATGATTTTGCATGGGATAGCCAGCAAAAAGCGTTAAAAGCGATTCAAGCCGGTTATTTTTCTGACCAAATATTACCAGTAGAAATACCCGAAGGCCGTAAAGGTACACGTATTTTTGATACCGATGAACATCCGCGTGATACACCACGTGAAAAATTAGCAAAATTGCGCCCTGCATTTAAAGCTGATGGTGTGATTACGGCAGCAAACTCTTCAGGTATCAATGATGGTGCTGCGGCATTAGTGATGATGCGTCGTGAAGAAGCGGAAAAACGTGGTCTGAAGCCAAGAATGAAAGTGGTCGATTGGGCTGTAGCAGGTTGTGAAGCGGCCATTATGGGCTTTGGACCCGCGCCAGCAACCCGTCGATTAATGGAAAAGCTCAAAATGGATGTAAAAGACATTGATTTAATTGAGCTAAATGAAGCATTTGCTGCACAAGCCATTGCAGTTATGAATGATTTGTCTCTTGATAGCACTAAAGTGAATGTGAATGGTGGGGCAATTGCTCTGGGTCATCCAGTGGGTGCCAGTGGGGCTATTTTACCTGTGAAGTTAATGTATGAAATGGAACGCCGTCAGGTTACTACCGGGTTAGTGACTATGTGTATCGGTGGTGGTCAAGGGATATCAATGTTGTTCGAAAGAGAATAA
- the fabG gene encoding 3-oxoacyl-ACP reductase FabG, with amino-acid sequence MLVKDKVAIVTGSARGIGFAIAQVLAEEGAKVVISDLAMSSGEESAKQLQEQGHQAIFIPCDIAKREEVNALFSKALSHFGAIDVLVNNAGINRDGMLHKLTEDDWDKVIDINLKGTFNCMQEAAKLMREQESGRIVNISSASWLGNVGQANYAASKAGVIGLTKTACRELARKGVTVNAICPGFIDTDMTRGVPEKVWDIMISKIPAGFAGDPRDVGQCVAFLASDKARYINGEVINVGGGMVL; translated from the coding sequence ATGTTAGTAAAAGATAAAGTCGCTATTGTGACGGGTTCTGCAAGAGGTATTGGTTTTGCGATTGCTCAGGTACTTGCGGAAGAAGGGGCAAAAGTCGTTATTTCTGATTTAGCCATGTCATCAGGTGAAGAAAGTGCAAAACAGCTACAAGAGCAAGGTCATCAAGCCATTTTTATTCCTTGCGATATTGCCAAACGTGAAGAAGTGAATGCCTTATTTTCTAAAGCGTTATCACATTTTGGGGCGATTGATGTACTGGTGAATAATGCGGGGATCAACCGAGATGGCATGCTGCATAAATTAACGGAAGATGATTGGGACAAAGTGATTGATATCAATCTGAAAGGGACATTTAACTGCATGCAAGAGGCGGCAAAGTTAATGCGTGAGCAAGAAAGCGGCCGAATTGTCAATATTTCATCGGCGAGTTGGCTTGGGAATGTTGGGCAAGCCAACTATGCTGCATCCAAAGCCGGGGTTATTGGCCTGACTAAAACGGCTTGCCGTGAACTAGCCCGTAAAGGGGTCACAGTCAATGCGATTTGCCCAGGGTTTATTGATACGGATATGACCCGTGGTGTGCCTGAAAAAGTGTGGGACATCATGATCAGCAAGATACCTGCGGGTTTTGCAGGAGATCCGCGAGATGTTGGCCAATGTGTTGCATTTTTAGCCTCTGATAAAGCGCGTTATATCAATGGCGAAGTAATCAATGTTGGCGGCGGAATGGTGTTATAG
- a CDS encoding ABC transporter permease — MTKTRFLPLLVMATLVVLVVIPLCFIVLQAIFPQLGQGQFVQPLEPIIQLLNEPELPSLLQNTLSLGTGVAAISAIIAIPLGALRGLFNIPFAKGWDLLFLIPFLIPPYIAGLSWMLTLQPNGYSQQLFGVSPGSAIFSLGGMMGIMALNLFPVLYFAVSKSMAANGNRLADVARVHGASPWNAFFGVTLPLSLPSIAAGLLLIFTLAIEEYGIPAAIGASNGIRVLTTDIEQRLADWPIDLPGAASLSLILASVAIFAYTLQRSIVSGKSVATTTGKAAEVVTRSLGYWRWPVVGLFALTAFLAVGMPLLAMFGTAFSSTVSGGLAWDNLTFRHFSGLIGSQTEALSALWTSLSLATLTAIFTGVLGFLCAWLVVSQRIRGAVMIDALSLLPISIPGIVIAVGMILAWNQPFWPITPYHTWGILLLAYSCLLLPYPVRYCSAALTQIGGSLADAARVHGASAMTALRLILFPLVLPSLVATMMLVFAVASRELVSSLLLAPAGMQTVSIFVWRQFEQGSIGSGMAMACLAVLISLSLMLCAQWVQGRYSR, encoded by the coding sequence ATGACAAAAACGCGTTTTCTACCGCTTTTGGTGATGGCCACATTAGTGGTTTTAGTGGTGATCCCATTATGCTTTATTGTATTGCAGGCTATTTTCCCACAATTAGGGCAAGGGCAGTTTGTCCAGCCGCTAGAGCCTATTATTCAGCTACTCAACGAGCCAGAGCTTCCATCATTACTGCAAAATACATTATCACTAGGCACAGGCGTTGCAGCAATCAGCGCCATTATCGCTATTCCGTTAGGGGCATTACGCGGGCTGTTTAATATCCCTTTCGCCAAAGGTTGGGATCTACTGTTTCTTATTCCTTTTTTAATCCCACCTTATATTGCTGGATTATCGTGGATGCTTACGTTACAACCTAATGGTTATTCCCAACAGCTATTTGGTGTGAGCCCCGGAAGTGCGATTTTCTCACTGGGTGGAATGATGGGGATTATGGCGCTAAACCTCTTCCCAGTTCTGTATTTTGCGGTGTCGAAAAGCATGGCAGCGAATGGTAACCGACTTGCCGATGTGGCTCGTGTGCATGGGGCTTCTCCTTGGAATGCCTTTTTCGGAGTGACGCTTCCATTATCGTTACCCTCTATTGCGGCGGGGTTATTGCTGATTTTTACTTTGGCGATTGAAGAATATGGCATTCCTGCCGCCATTGGTGCCTCGAATGGTATTCGTGTTTTAACTACGGATATAGAGCAGCGCTTGGCGGATTGGCCGATTGATTTACCCGGCGCGGCCTCATTATCGTTGATTTTGGCCAGTGTGGCGATTTTTGCTTATACATTACAGCGTTCTATTGTGTCAGGGAAAAGCGTGGCTACCACAACAGGAAAAGCGGCAGAAGTGGTGACTCGCTCACTTGGCTACTGGCGCTGGCCAGTCGTTGGGCTATTTGCTTTAACCGCATTTCTTGCGGTAGGAATGCCATTGTTAGCGATGTTTGGCACGGCATTTTCTTCAACGGTATCCGGTGGTCTGGCGTGGGATAACTTAACATTCAGGCATTTTTCTGGGTTAATTGGCTCACAAACTGAAGCATTGTCTGCATTATGGACGAGCCTCTCTCTGGCGACGTTAACTGCTATTTTTACTGGTGTACTCGGTTTTCTCTGTGCTTGGCTGGTGGTTTCTCAGCGCATTCGCGGTGCCGTGATGATTGATGCGCTGTCTTTGTTACCGATCTCTATTCCGGGAATAGTGATAGCGGTCGGGATGATCCTCGCGTGGAACCAACCTTTTTGGCCAATAACGCCTTATCATACATGGGGTATTTTATTGCTTGCCTATAGCTGTTTGTTATTGCCTTACCCCGTTCGCTATTGCAGCGCGGCATTAACACAAATCGGTGGCAGTTTAGCGGATGCTGCTCGAGTGCATGGCGCATCTGCGATGACAGCGCTGCGTTTGATCTTGTTTCCATTAGTCTTACCGAGCCTTGTCGCTACCATGATGTTAGTGTTTGCCGTGGCCTCGCGTGAATTAGTTTCTTCGCTATTACTCGCCCCAGCCGGTATGCAAACGGTTTCAATTTTTGTATGGCGTCAATTTGAGCAAGGTTCAATTGGTAGTGGCATGGCGATGGCGTGTTTAGCCGTGCTGATTAGTTTGAGCTTGATGTTATGCGCACAGTGGGTGCAGGGGCGTTATAGTCGATGA